A DNA window from Dictyoglomus sp. contains the following coding sequences:
- a CDS encoding ABC transporter permease, with protein sequence MRDHTLNPFIKYLGRRFLFLLITYFIALTIVFILPRVIPGNPLASLLSRIFQQGQANPELLRSVERTLMQEFGLGKPWIVQYVEFISRALRGDLGTSISSYPKKTLELIIPVIPWTLALLIPSILIAWIIGNTLGAFAGYRRGSLVDKVALNTSLIIGQIPYYWLGMLLIFLFTVKLKIFPGQGGYTQGTIPHFSINFILDVLSHYILPSLSIIISALGGWAIGTRMLVVNELDSDYVSFSEHLGVKSNTIFGYVFRNSLLPQVTGLALSLGGALGGALITEIIFNYPGTGYLLFRALSTLDYPLIQGIFVILIASIYLANFFVDFVYAIIDPRIRLGQGES encoded by the coding sequence ATGAGGGACCATACACTAAATCCTTTCATAAAATATCTAGGAAGAAGATTCTTATTCTTACTTATCACATATTTCATTGCGTTAACCATAGTGTTTATTCTGCCAAGGGTGATTCCAGGAAACCCCTTGGCTTCTCTTTTGAGTAGAATATTTCAACAGGGACAAGCGAATCCTGAGCTTTTAAGAAGTGTAGAAAGAACCCTAATGCAAGAATTTGGACTAGGAAAACCTTGGATCGTGCAATATGTGGAATTTATTAGTAGAGCCCTAAGGGGAGATTTAGGAACATCCATTTCGTCCTATCCAAAGAAAACTTTGGAATTAATTATTCCTGTTATTCCCTGGACTTTAGCCCTTCTTATACCCTCTATTCTTATTGCATGGATTATTGGAAATACCCTTGGTGCCTTTGCAGGATATAGAAGAGGATCCCTTGTAGATAAAGTTGCCTTAAATACCTCTCTAATTATCGGACAGATTCCTTACTATTGGCTAGGAATGCTCCTTATTTTTCTTTTTACTGTAAAATTAAAAATTTTCCCAGGACAAGGAGGATATACCCAAGGAACAATTCCCCATTTTAGTATTAACTTTATTCTTGATGTTCTTTCCCATTATATTCTCCCGTCTTTATCCATTATAATTTCTGCCCTTGGTGGATGGGCTATTGGAACAAGAATGTTAGTAGTAAATGAATTAGATTCTGATTACGTCAGCTTTAGTGAACATTTAGGGGTAAAAAGCAATACAATCTTTGGATATGTATTTAGAAACTCTTTACTTCCTCAGGTAACAGGTCTTGCTTTAAGCCTTGGAGGTGCCCTTGGTGGTGCGCTAATAACGGAGATTATATTTAACTATCCTGGAACAGGATATCTATTATTCAGAGCCTTAAGCACTCTAGATTATCCATTGATTCAGGGTATATTTGTTATCTTAATTGCATCAATTTACCTTGCAAACTTTTTTGTAGATTTTGTATATGCCATAATAGATCCAAGAATTAGATTAGGACAAGGAGAGAGCTAA
- a CDS encoding ABC transporter permease encodes MFGTIFKPLFRNKKFIGAFSVFIIIVLMGIFGPILYPKDPMSFTGKMESPPSKEFPLGTDTYGGDLLAKLLNGIRTSLYIGFLTAVISMVIGLLIGSISAVKGGIVDEILMSFTNIVLTIPNILLAILVATYLKIRSAEVVAILLGVLGWPWFARAIRAQLLSLINREYVYLSRLAGYTDLQLAFEDLIPGIATYALMAFILFINGGILGEAGLSLIGLGPTKGVSLGIILQWAVLMEAIRRGLWWWFIPPGLIIVALTSSLLIVTTTMDEVFNPRLRER; translated from the coding sequence ATGTTTGGAACTATTTTTAAGCCATTATTTAGAAACAAAAAGTTTATTGGTGCTTTTTCTGTTTTTATTATCATTGTTTTAATGGGTATTTTCGGCCCTATTCTCTATCCTAAAGATCCCATGTCCTTTACTGGAAAAATGGAATCTCCGCCATCTAAGGAATTTCCATTAGGAACAGACACCTATGGTGGAGATTTATTGGCAAAACTTCTAAATGGAATAAGAACTTCGCTTTATATTGGATTTCTTACCGCTGTGATATCTATGGTGATTGGGCTTCTTATTGGTTCTATTTCTGCAGTAAAGGGTGGAATCGTCGACGAGATTCTCATGTCCTTCACAAATATAGTTTTAACTATCCCCAATATTCTTTTAGCTATATTAGTAGCAACGTACCTTAAGATCAGAAGTGCGGAAGTTGTAGCAATACTTTTAGGGGTCCTTGGGTGGCCATGGTTTGCTCGTGCTATAAGAGCTCAGCTTCTTTCTCTTATTAATAGAGAATATGTATATTTATCAAGACTTGCAGGATACACTGACTTACAACTTGCTTTCGAAGACTTAATTCCAGGAATTGCAACCTATGCTCTTATGGCCTTTATTCTTTTCATTAATGGAGGAATATTAGGCGAGGCTGGATTAAGCCTTATTGGTTTAGGTCCTACAAAAGGAGTTTCTCTAGGAATTATTCTTCAATGGGCAGTTCTTATGGAAGCTATAAGAAGAGGATTATGGTGGTGGTTTATTCCTCCAGGTTTAATAATTGTAGCTTTAACTTCCTCCCTTCTTATTGTCACCACAACAATGGATGAAGTATTTAACCCAAGATTAAGGGAGAGGTGA
- a CDS encoding ABC transporter ATP-binding protein, translating to MENIILELKGVKAYYVIEKNFVKAVDGVSLEIRDEIVGIVGESGSGKSTLSNVMLMSIKRPLTFVEGSVKLYTNGTDLDLTKLNREELQKKIWGKETSIIPQSAMNALMPTKRIRNYILDVIKSHFDEVDEKEVISKAMDRFEEVGISRDFINRYPFELSGGMKQRAVIAVATLLNPRLLIADEPTSALDVATQKMVLKTIKELKDKKIVKSIVFITHDIATVRQIADRMVVMYSGKIVEEGSIDEIVNEPLHPYTKGLLFSVVTPEPEVKRRGITYIPGTPPNLINPPLGCRFHPRCPNRMEICDKEEPLLKNINQRRVACFLYDKR from the coding sequence ATGGAAAATATAATTTTAGAATTGAAAGGAGTAAAAGCCTACTACGTTATAGAAAAAAATTTTGTCAAAGCAGTAGATGGTGTATCTTTAGAAATAAGAGATGAAATTGTAGGTATCGTAGGCGAAAGTGGATCTGGAAAATCCACCCTGTCCAATGTAATGCTTATGAGTATTAAAAGACCTTTAACCTTTGTAGAAGGAAGTGTAAAACTCTACACTAATGGAACAGATTTGGATTTAACAAAATTAAATAGGGAGGAACTTCAGAAAAAGATCTGGGGAAAAGAAACCTCTATTATTCCCCAGTCTGCAATGAATGCATTAATGCCCACAAAAAGAATAAGAAACTATATATTAGATGTAATAAAATCCCACTTTGATGAAGTAGATGAAAAAGAAGTAATTTCAAAAGCAATGGATAGATTCGAAGAGGTAGGAATATCAAGAGATTTTATAAATAGGTATCCCTTTGAGCTTTCAGGAGGAATGAAACAGAGAGCAGTCATTGCTGTAGCAACCCTTCTTAACCCTCGACTTCTTATCGCAGATGAGCCTACATCAGCATTAGATGTAGCAACTCAAAAAATGGTCTTGAAAACCATTAAAGAATTAAAGGATAAAAAAATTGTTAAAAGCATCGTTTTCATAACCCACGATATAGCCACAGTAAGACAAATTGCGGACAGAATGGTAGTTATGTATTCAGGAAAAATTGTAGAAGAAGGAAGTATAGACGAAATAGTAAATGAGCCTTTGCATCCATATACTAAGGGTCTACTTTTCTCTGTAGTAACCCCAGAACCAGAAGTAAAAAGAAGAGGCATCACCTATATACCAGGAACTCCTCCCAATTTAATAAATCCTCCTTTAGGATGTAGATTTCATCCTCGATGTCCCAATAGAATGGAAATCTGTGATAAAGAGGAACCCTTACTCAAAAATATAAATCAGAGAAGGGTAGCCTGCTTCTTATATGATAAGAGGTGA
- a CDS encoding ABC transporter ATP-binding protein, which translates to MALLEVRNLNKIYEIGLLRKKYIHAVKNVSFSVNEGEIISLVGESGSGKTTTAKIILGLLKPTSGEILFEGKNLWDYFNNIETLRELRRKVHAVFQDPFASYNPFYPIDRVLHQAIRLIGFDPASPEAKELIEEALRNVGLDPKSILGKYPHQLSGGEKQRIMVARCWLLMPKLIVADEPVSMIDASTRGGVIKLFEKLRKVQNTSIIFITHDMGLAYYISDRILIMYLGEIVEEGTPDEILLNPKHDYTKRLIGSIPTLYKKWEDLEKVKV; encoded by the coding sequence ATGGCTCTATTAGAAGTGAGAAATTTAAATAAAATATACGAGATAGGTCTATTAAGAAAGAAATATATTCATGCTGTGAAAAATGTATCCTTTAGTGTAAATGAAGGAGAGATTATTTCTTTAGTTGGAGAAAGTGGATCAGGAAAAACTACTACCGCAAAGATTATACTCGGTTTATTAAAACCTACGTCAGGGGAAATATTATTTGAAGGAAAAAATCTATGGGATTATTTCAATAATATCGAAACCTTAAGAGAGCTGAGAAGAAAGGTTCATGCAGTATTCCAAGATCCCTTTGCAAGTTATAACCCCTTTTACCCTATAGATAGGGTTTTACATCAGGCTATAAGACTTATTGGATTCGATCCTGCAAGTCCTGAGGCAAAGGAATTAATAGAAGAAGCTTTAAGAAATGTGGGTTTAGATCCCAAATCTATTCTTGGAAAATATCCCCATCAGCTTTCTGGTGGTGAAAAGCAAAGAATAATGGTAGCAAGATGCTGGCTGTTGATGCCTAAATTGATTGTGGCGGACGAGCCTGTATCTATGATTGACGCATCAACAAGAGGTGGCGTGATAAAACTTTTTGAGAAACTAAGAAAAGTTCAAAATACATCTATTATTTTTATCACCCATGACATGGGATTAGCATACTATATTTCCGATAGAATATTGATAATGTATCTAGGAGAAATAGTAGAAGAAGGAACTCCCGATGAGATCCTTTTGAATCCAAAGCATGATTATACAAAGAGATTAATTGGAAGTATTCCTACTTTATACAAGAAGTGGGAGGATTTAGAAAAGGTTAAAGTATAG
- a CDS encoding cellulase family glycosylhydrolase gives MKVLKLLFILIILIFNMLMAEEKRYKNIFRDIEPYKAVEEMNPGWNLGNSLDAIPDETSWGNPKTEPYIFEDIKKAGFNGVRIPVTWIDHVDSNFNVYKDWMDRVEEVVNYALEKDLYVIINVHHDSWRWLSKEMRQNKEKTIGKLEKLWLQISERFKNYSEKLIFEIINEPQYEGFQEWEEGEIQNEVNERILKIIRKSGGFNDKRLVVVPPLSTDIYKGIKYFRPPKDPNIIIGIHYYSPWDFVANWWGRKSWGSFEDIAQMEKDFKAFYDKFKDYAIIVGEYGVSNGNRPSEWLYFDNLIRITRKYKMATFYWDNGFDNFDRRRRIWRDEMKIRIIMNGVKDIPNSFLNPGILFIRGDTLIKDETVNLILNGNQLVDIIYQGKALNKGRDYVLDNDKVILKSDFLKSIKGELGSSLVLTFRFNRGADYDLEVIFYKNPVLLDKPLVVLKGLSVPINFLIAFNGTRLCAIKLIREDNGKPVRDSWTPYLRGWDDFEVKDSQVIIKKHVVEKIDGNVKVIFEFFPENISLETSLRVK, from the coding sequence ATGAAAGTATTAAAGCTATTATTTATACTAATAATCTTAATTTTCAATATGCTAATGGCAGAGGAAAAAAGGTATAAAAATATTTTCAGAGATATAGAACCATATAAAGCGGTAGAGGAGATGAATCCAGGATGGAATCTTGGAAACTCTTTAGATGCTATACCTGATGAAACATCGTGGGGAAATCCAAAGACAGAGCCATATATTTTTGAGGATATTAAAAAGGCAGGATTTAATGGGGTAAGAATTCCGGTAACATGGATAGATCACGTGGACTCAAACTTTAATGTATATAAAGATTGGATGGATCGGGTAGAAGAGGTAGTAAATTATGCATTGGAAAAGGATCTTTATGTGATAATAAATGTGCATCATGATTCCTGGAGATGGCTAAGTAAAGAGATGAGACAAAATAAAGAGAAGACCATAGGTAAATTGGAAAAACTTTGGCTTCAGATCTCAGAAAGATTTAAAAATTATTCTGAAAAGCTTATTTTTGAGATAATAAATGAACCTCAATATGAAGGATTTCAGGAGTGGGAAGAGGGGGAAATTCAAAATGAAGTTAATGAGAGGATTTTAAAAATTATAAGAAAGTCAGGGGGATTTAATGATAAAAGGCTTGTGGTAGTTCCACCTCTTTCAACGGATATATACAAAGGAATAAAGTATTTCAGACCTCCAAAAGACCCTAATATTATTATAGGAATTCACTATTACTCTCCTTGGGATTTCGTCGCCAATTGGTGGGGAAGAAAAAGTTGGGGATCTTTTGAAGATATAGCTCAGATGGAAAAGGATTTTAAAGCTTTTTACGATAAATTTAAAGACTATGCCATTATTGTAGGAGAATATGGAGTATCTAATGGGAACAGACCTTCTGAGTGGCTCTATTTTGATAATCTTATAAGAATTACAAGAAAATATAAAATGGCAACCTTTTATTGGGATAATGGCTTTGATAATTTTGATAGAAGGAGAAGAATATGGAGAGATGAAATGAAAATAAGAATTATCATGAATGGAGTAAAAGATATTCCCAATTCTTTTCTAAATCCAGGAATACTTTTCATTAGAGGAGATACTCTAATAAAAGATGAGACTGTTAATCTTATACTAAACGGAAATCAGTTAGTAGATATTATTTATCAGGGAAAAGCTCTTAACAAAGGTAGAGATTACGTATTAGATAACGATAAAGTTATATTAAAATCAGATTTTCTTAAGTCAATAAAGGGAGAATTGGGATCAAGTCTTGTTCTTACCTTTAGATTTAATAGGGGTGCAGATTATGATTTAGAGGTTATTTTTTATAAAAATCCAGTACTATTAGATAAACCATTAGTAGTACTGAAGGGTCTTTCTGTTCCTATAAATTTTCTTATTGCTTTTAATGGAACAAGGCTTTGCGCCATAAAACTTATAAGGGAAGATAATGGAAAACCAGTAAGGGATTCTTGGACACCCTATTTAAGAGGATGGGATGATTTTGAAGTAAAAGATAGTCAAGTGATAATTAAAAAACATGTAGTAGAAAAAATTGATGGAAATGTAAAGGTTATATTTGAGTTCTTCCCAGAGAATATATCTTTAGAAACCTCACTAAGGGTAAAATAA
- a CDS encoding carbohydrate ABC transporter permease, producing MKLSGYKREEFLFIVKHKFLRFIGIFLRILLFLGLIYILLRPVMFMLSTALKSREDLMDPTVVWIPKNITFNNFILAFRSLSFLNSFKNSVITSILPAIFHVISCSMIGYGLARFKFKEREIIFALIVFTLMVPPQVVLIPLYAFYQNFDILGLVKLIRGSPLNLLNTYYPIILPTILGGGLRSGLFIYIFRQFFRGISRELEEAAYIDGCSPFQTYFRIFIPNSIPAITTVFLFSLVWHWNDAFGPSVYIGDFNKYTLSMNLANLKAIITGGTQIWDPLLILPPQYAGAILVILPMLILYIFTQKFFVESVERTGIVG from the coding sequence ATGAAATTATCAGGATATAAAAGGGAAGAGTTTTTATTTATTGTAAAACATAAGTTTCTAAGATTTATTGGAATATTTTTAAGAATTCTCTTGTTCCTTGGTCTTATATATATTCTTTTAAGGCCTGTTATGTTTATGTTAAGTACTGCATTGAAAAGTAGAGAAGATCTGATGGATCCTACAGTAGTTTGGATACCAAAAAATATTACTTTCAACAATTTTATCCTTGCCTTTCGTTCCTTATCCTTTCTTAACTCTTTTAAAAATAGCGTTATAACTTCTATATTGCCTGCGATTTTCCATGTTATAAGTTGCTCCATGATTGGATATGGATTAGCAAGATTTAAATTCAAAGAAAGGGAGATTATTTTTGCCTTGATAGTTTTTACCCTTATGGTACCTCCCCAAGTGGTTCTAATTCCTTTATATGCTTTTTATCAGAATTTTGATATTTTAGGTTTAGTTAAGCTTATAAGAGGATCCCCTTTAAATTTATTGAATACTTATTATCCTATAATTTTGCCTACAATTCTTGGGGGAGGTTTAAGAAGTGGTCTTTTTATATATATCTTTCGACAATTCTTTAGGGGAATATCAAGGGAGCTTGAGGAAGCAGCATATATAGACGGTTGTTCTCCATTTCAAACCTATTTTAGAATTTTTATTCCTAATTCCATACCTGCGATCACTACTGTTTTTCTTTTCTCTTTGGTTTGGCATTGGAATGATGCCTTTGGTCCTTCTGTCTATATAGGGGACTTTAATAAATATACCTTATCTATGAATCTTGCAAATCTTAAAGCTATAATTACTGGTGGTACTCAAATTTGGGATCCTCTTCTTATCCTTCCTCCTCAGTATGCTGGTGCAATTTTGGTTATTCTTCCCATGCTAATTCTTTATATTTTTACTCAAAAGTTTTTTGTGGAGAGTGTGGAAAGAACAGGTATTGTAGGATAA
- a CDS encoding sugar ABC transporter permease, translating to MRKKRFKSLSQRQALTGRLFVYPWLIGFLIFFATPFIQSLVFAFSELDLTPFGLKLTFIGFKNFIKALQEDPTFIQYLTLEVSNTIVNIPLILMFSLFIAILLNQKFKGRALVRAIFFLPVVVMSGALLYVLESYTMEQFYIGAQTGMAMSNSPFVRGIDFRMLLIQITGNIPFVRPLIDAINRIYEIIWKSGVQILIFLAGLQSIPHSLYEVASVEGATPWESFWKITFPLLSPIILVNVVYTVIDSFTDYSNDVLRYILEVAFRRLQHGYSSAIAWIYFLILGIILVLLVIFISKRVFYMSE from the coding sequence ATGAGAAAAAAAAGATTTAAAAGTCTTTCCCAAAGACAAGCTCTTACGGGAAGACTCTTTGTCTATCCATGGCTGATTGGCTTTTTAATATTCTTTGCCACACCCTTTATACAATCCCTGGTTTTTGCCTTTAGTGAATTGGATCTTACCCCCTTTGGTTTGAAATTGACCTTTATAGGGTTTAAAAATTTTATTAAGGCTCTCCAAGAGGATCCCACTTTTATTCAGTATCTAACCTTAGAGGTGAGTAATACCATAGTCAATATTCCTTTAATTTTAATGTTTTCTTTGTTTATTGCTATACTTTTAAATCAAAAGTTTAAAGGAAGAGCTCTTGTAAGAGCAATTTTCTTTCTCCCTGTAGTAGTTATGTCAGGAGCTTTACTATATGTTTTGGAAAGTTATACCATGGAACAATTTTATATAGGTGCCCAAACGGGAATGGCAATGTCTAATTCTCCTTTTGTTAGGGGAATTGATTTCAGAATGCTTCTTATACAGATTACAGGAAATATTCCCTTTGTTAGACCATTAATTGATGCTATTAATAGGATCTATGAGATAATATGGAAATCAGGAGTCCAAATATTGATTTTTTTAGCAGGTCTTCAGTCAATTCCCCATTCCTTATATGAGGTTGCCAGTGTAGAAGGAGCTACTCCATGGGAATCTTTTTGGAAGATTACTTTTCCTTTACTTTCTCCCATTATATTAGTTAATGTGGTTTATACAGTGATAGATTCTTTTACTGATTATAGTAATGACGTATTAAGGTATATTCTTGAGGTTGCTTTTAGAAGATTACAACATGGATACAGTTCTGCTATCGCTTGGATTTATTTTCTAATTTTGGGGATAATTCTTGTATTACTTGTGATTTTTATATCTAAAAGGGTATTTTACATGAGCGAATAG
- a CDS encoding DUF5696 domain-containing protein, producing the protein MLKKIFIIFLLIGIIPLYGKEVIYKKIAENHNFSLLFNEKDGSIAIEDKGSKELFKQFPEDWERDFSFGITKFSIPSHLVLEMVDEEGKITTYNTYALGIMRNNFRVSKIERGVRIDYDFPIQEIKISIEFILNSSGLSVRIPINSIKEPKDLKINRIWLLPYFLSGTKKDDGYLLVPDGSGAIIRFRESYGTERGFELPLYGYDKGLPLYDMPPKNEGLRLPIFGIKRNDWAVLGVIKSGDYSASIASYIAGNSTGYYRVYPVFTYRSIHKFLLYEREVATGQAGEVVDVLVNKISPYHLNKDIVVDYYFLKGKDANYSGMGRIFREYLIKNNILKKKIKDNSLYLNLSFIGGIKIKTTFLGIPMERFSPLTTFENAIRILEEFRKEGIENINLIYRGYQPGGYLGKITNGIKFEKKLGGERDFKKLLDFCKRNNINLSLSAEIIEIHEEGNGFSPPRDANRYINNGLAFLYKWDPVTKKKNRDYEPWFNVLPEKIPFYFKNFLRDIEKYGIKNVLVENIGDYIYSQNKKPKLLSREEVVSILHEVFGETVNKVNLLFTHGNFYTLLYSSLILDLPLDCSNYAIESEPVPFYQIVIHGYIPYSGRPGNLRENHKKDFLRMVEYGALPYYLLIYEDSSLFRKSFYNEMLSSYYKDWFKKAVEEYKKIEDLYKSTVNVPIKIHEKLEEGLYRTVYENGVEVVVNYNLRPLKYKEKLIEKESFIYFKS; encoded by the coding sequence ATGCTTAAAAAAATCTTTATTATATTTTTATTAATAGGAATAATACCCTTGTATGGAAAGGAAGTTATTTATAAAAAAATAGCAGAAAATCATAACTTTTCTCTTCTTTTTAATGAAAAGGATGGAAGCATTGCTATAGAGGATAAAGGATCTAAAGAGTTATTTAAACAATTTCCTGAGGACTGGGAAAGAGATTTTTCCTTTGGAATTACAAAGTTTAGTATACCTTCCCATTTGGTATTAGAAATGGTAGATGAAGAAGGGAAAATTACTACTTACAATACCTATGCTTTAGGTATTATGAGGAATAACTTTCGTGTTTCAAAAATTGAGAGAGGAGTAAGAATTGATTATGATTTTCCCATTCAAGAGATAAAAATATCCATAGAGTTTATATTAAATTCCTCGGGACTTTCGGTGCGTATTCCCATAAATTCTATTAAGGAACCTAAAGATTTAAAAATTAATAGAATATGGCTTCTTCCTTATTTTCTTTCGGGAACAAAAAAGGATGATGGATATTTATTAGTCCCTGATGGCTCTGGAGCTATAATAAGATTTAGGGAAAGTTATGGAACAGAAAGAGGTTTTGAACTACCCCTATATGGTTATGATAAGGGTCTTCCCCTTTATGATATGCCTCCTAAAAATGAAGGATTGAGACTTCCTATCTTTGGAATAAAAAGAAACGATTGGGCAGTTTTAGGAGTTATAAAAAGTGGAGATTATTCCGCAAGTATTGCTTCATATATCGCAGGAAACAGTACAGGATATTACAGAGTATATCCTGTATTTACCTACAGAAGTATTCATAAATTTCTTCTTTATGAGAGAGAAGTAGCTACAGGACAAGCAGGAGAAGTGGTAGATGTATTAGTTAATAAGATATCTCCCTATCATCTCAATAAGGATATAGTAGTAGATTATTATTTTCTAAAGGGAAAAGATGCTAATTATTCGGGTATGGGAAGAATTTTTAGAGAATATCTTATTAAGAATAATATTCTAAAGAAAAAGATAAAAGATAATTCTCTTTATCTTAATCTTTCTTTTATTGGAGGAATAAAGATAAAAACAACCTTTTTGGGGATTCCTATGGAAAGATTTTCTCCCCTTACTACCTTTGAAAATGCTATAAGAATTTTAGAAGAATTCAGAAAGGAAGGGATAGAAAATATTAACCTTATATACAGAGGATATCAACCTGGAGGTTATTTAGGTAAAATCACTAATGGTATTAAGTTTGAAAAAAAACTAGGAGGAGAAAGAGATTTTAAGAAACTATTGGATTTCTGTAAAAGAAATAATATAAATCTAAGCCTTTCTGCAGAGATAATAGAGATTCATGAAGAAGGAAATGGATTTTCTCCTCCAAGGGACGCAAACAGATATATAAATAATGGATTGGCTTTTTTGTATAAATGGGATCCTGTAACTAAAAAGAAAAATAGAGATTATGAGCCATGGTTTAATGTTCTTCCCGAAAAAATACCTTTTTATTTTAAGAATTTTTTAAGAGATATTGAAAAATATGGTATTAAGAATGTATTGGTTGAAAATATTGGAGATTATATATACTCTCAGAATAAAAAGCCTAAATTACTCTCTCGGGAAGAAGTAGTAAGTATTCTTCACGAGGTTTTTGGAGAAACTGTAAATAAAGTAAATCTTCTTTTTACCCATGGCAATTTCTATACCCTTTTATATTCCTCTTTGATTTTGGATCTTCCTTTAGATTGTAGTAATTATGCTATAGAAAGTGAGCCTGTTCCTTTTTACCAAATAGTAATCCATGGATATATTCCTTATAGTGGAAGACCAGGAAATTTAAGAGAGAATCATAAAAAAGATTTCTTAAGAATGGTAGAGTATGGTGCTCTTCCTTATTATCTTCTAATCTATGAGGATTCTTCTTTATTTAGAAAAAGTTTTTATAACGAAATGTTAAGTTCCTATTATAAAGACTGGTTTAAGAAGGCAGTAGAAGAATATAAAAAGATTGAGGATTTATATAAATCCACTGTGAATGTTCCTATAAAGATTCATGAAAAATTAGAGGAAGGATTATATAGAACGGTATATGAAAATGGAGTAGAGGTTGTGGTTAATTATAATTTAAGACCCTTAAAATACAAAGAAAAATTAATTGAAAAAGAAAGTTTTATTTATTTTAAGAGTTAA